In Serratia marcescens subsp. marcescens ATCC 13880, a single genomic region encodes these proteins:
- a CDS encoding LysR family transcriptional regulator produces MLKENFNDLIAFLMVARERSFTKAAAQLGVSQSALSHAIRGLEERLALRLLTRTTRSVAPTEAGERLLNNIGPRLAEIENELNALGEMRDRPAGNIRITAGEHAVDAVLWPVLRTFLVDYPDINVEITVDNSLTDIVAGRFDAGIRLGEQVAKDMVAVRIGPDMRMVPVASPAYFARCGRPATPQSLQNHRCINMRLPTLGGLYAWEFARDGREIKVRVEGQLTFNSLRQRIDAAQLGLGIAFVPEDTVAEPLADGRLQMALEDWCPPFPGYYLYYPSRRQHTTAFALLIEALRRGA; encoded by the coding sequence ATGTTGAAAGAAAACTTTAACGATCTGATCGCTTTCCTGATGGTCGCCAGGGAACGCAGCTTCACCAAAGCGGCGGCGCAGCTTGGCGTTTCCCAATCGGCGCTCAGCCACGCCATTCGCGGCCTGGAAGAACGCCTGGCGCTGCGTTTGCTCACGCGCACCACCCGCAGCGTCGCCCCCACCGAGGCCGGTGAACGGCTGCTCAACAACATCGGTCCACGCTTGGCGGAGATAGAAAACGAGCTGAACGCGCTGGGTGAAATGCGCGATCGGCCCGCCGGCAACATCCGCATCACCGCCGGCGAACACGCGGTGGATGCGGTGCTGTGGCCGGTGCTGCGCACTTTTCTCGTCGATTACCCGGATATCAACGTGGAAATCACCGTCGACAACAGCCTGACCGACATCGTCGCCGGGCGATTCGACGCCGGCATCCGGCTGGGGGAACAGGTGGCGAAGGACATGGTTGCGGTGCGCATCGGGCCGGATATGCGCATGGTGCCGGTCGCCTCCCCGGCCTATTTCGCCCGTTGCGGCCGCCCCGCCACACCGCAATCACTGCAAAACCATCGCTGCATCAACATGCGCCTGCCCACCCTCGGCGGGCTGTACGCCTGGGAATTTGCCCGCGATGGCCGGGAGATTAAAGTGCGGGTGGAGGGGCAACTGACCTTCAACAGCCTGCGCCAGCGGATCGACGCCGCGCAGCTCGGCCTCGGCATCGCCTTTGTGCCGGAAGATACCGTCGCCGAGCCGCTGGCCGACGGGCGGTTGCAGATGGCGCTGGAGGACTGGTGCCCGCCGTTTCCCGGCTATTACCTCTATTATCCAAGCCGCAGGCAGCACACCACCGCCTTTGCGCTGCTGATTGAGGCGCTGCGACGCGGGGCTTAG
- a CDS encoding aldo/keto reductase, with protein sequence MQTRKLGREGLEVSALGLGCMGLSFGYGPATDKRQAIDLIRAAVDEGVTFFDTAEIYGPFTNEELLGEALAPVRDRVVIATKFGFDLPQPAGQQVLNSRPEHIRRAVEGSLKRLRIETIDLLYQHRVDPEVPIEEVAGTVQQLIREGKVKYFGLSEAGAQTIRRAHAVQPVTALQSEYSLWWREPEREILPTLAELGIGLVPFSPLGKGFLTGAITEDTTFDSGDFRNLVPRFSAEARRANQALVSVLGQIAQRKCVTPAQIALAWLLAQQPWIVPIPGTTKRHRLEENLAAESVVLAADELGEIERALCAIDVIGERYPAYLQKNVGR encoded by the coding sequence ATGCAAACACGCAAGTTGGGGCGCGAAGGGCTGGAAGTCTCGGCGTTGGGGTTGGGCTGCATGGGGCTGAGCTTTGGCTACGGCCCGGCCACCGACAAACGGCAGGCGATCGATCTGATCCGTGCTGCGGTCGACGAAGGCGTGACGTTCTTCGATACCGCGGAGATTTACGGCCCGTTCACGAACGAGGAGCTGCTGGGCGAAGCGCTGGCACCGGTGCGTGATAGGGTCGTCATCGCCACCAAATTCGGTTTCGATCTGCCGCAGCCGGCGGGGCAGCAGGTGTTGAACAGCCGTCCGGAGCATATTCGCCGGGCGGTGGAAGGCTCGTTGAAGCGCCTGCGGATAGAGACGATCGATTTGCTGTATCAGCACCGCGTCGATCCTGAGGTGCCTATCGAGGAGGTGGCCGGTACGGTGCAGCAACTGATTCGCGAAGGGAAAGTGAAGTATTTCGGTCTGTCGGAAGCCGGCGCGCAAACCATTCGGCGAGCTCACGCGGTACAGCCGGTCACGGCGCTGCAAAGCGAATATTCGCTGTGGTGGCGCGAGCCGGAGCGTGAAATCTTGCCGACGCTGGCAGAACTGGGCATCGGCCTGGTGCCGTTCAGCCCGCTCGGCAAGGGCTTTCTCACCGGTGCCATCACCGAGGACACCACCTTTGACAGCGGCGATTTTCGCAACCTGGTGCCGCGCTTCAGCGCCGAAGCGCGCCGGGCCAATCAGGCGCTGGTGAGCGTGCTGGGGCAGATAGCGCAGCGCAAGTGCGTGACGCCGGCGCAGATCGCCCTGGCCTGGTTGCTGGCGCAGCAGCCGTGGATCGTGCCGATCCCGGGAACCACCAAGCGTCACCGGCTGGAAGAAAACCTTGCGGCGGAGTCGGTGGTGTTGGCGGCGGACGAACTGGGCGAGATTGAGCGTGCGCTCTGCGCTATCGACGTGATCGGCGAGCGCTACCCGGCGTATCTGCAGAAGAACGTCGGGCGCTAA